TTAACATTCTTGATCTCAAGCTGTTCATAATAGTCACACCACGACTTCTCATAATTACATCTATCATTCGCTAAAAAAACAGTCCATTTAATGTTGAATAACtacatatagaaataataacatttggTATAATAATTGGCATCGAATTGCCGCTTTCCTCGTCGAGTACCTGAAAGAAAACACGTGATTATCGCCACCCGCATTAATGCACTATGTAAATCGAATTTCTGCGTCTGCGCTCGCAATCTGCAATATGTTCCTTTTCAGTTAAACCCCGAGTGTCGTCTAAGTCGATCATCCGTCGAGAGAGACGAGGACCAGCTTCGATTTTCTTATTAGCATCGCCAGTTATCAGTTGACACTTGTGCAACGTGGGATTATGACGATCCTCTTCCTGCTGGGCTGCCGGACCGATCGTAgccgaacaattaaaaaatcgatggCGAATTCGCGCGTCTTCTGACTTTTAAATTAAGTTCAACTAGTCTATTGAGTTTTCAATCGGTTCAGAGATTGTTGCGCAGCCGGGGGATCCCGCAAGATGTGGTTGTTGTTTCGTTTCGTCCTTTTGTAAGTAATTCTTCCTAGCCGCTTTAAAGGGCAGTCTTTCGATTGTATTATTCAAACTACAAATTTcccgaaaaattcttttttctacCCGCATCGCGCGAGGTGGCTTCTGCGAAGATAAGGCCTGTGTTTGCGCGAAATTCAGAATCAGTCGGGTAAATAGTAGTTAGAGGTGGTCTCCGAGCACGGAGGAAAAGCGGTACTACGTTTTGTCTTCGGAATGACGTCGCTCTTACATCTGCTGCGACAGTTTTTTGGCTGgacagaataataaaaaaaatgttgaacaaCGAAGTTTAGATAAGCAATAAAATAGTTACTATTCTCTTAGACGGTAAAACTATATCGCGCAAGGAATTGCAAATGCTTCCGTGTTTGCGGAGGAATTAAGTCCCGAAAGATTAGATAGTACCTCGGTAATATTTTGATGGTGCATTTCGAAGCTGAAGCTGGCCGTCGAGAATAGAGTGTTAGCTTCCGGAATGTCCATAAATGTCGTAAATGGTCAGGTATCCGCAGactgaaaaaaagaacagtTATCATTAACGGGTTCTACCAAACAGGACAATCTTTTGGCTGGCAAATTTGTGCGTCTTGTCGGCAAACGAAGAACATTGCAATGTGCAAACGAACGGGACCACCGAGAAGTGTGTGTTCAAGGAACACGATGGCCGGCTCGTTTGCTTCTACGGTCTGGACAACGAATGGAAATCTGGGTGATTATCGCGAGTCCGCATATTAACAAGTagtcataataatatatgttcgTTGTGTACTTAAACGTTGATCTCTAGGAGCGAAAACGTAAGGACTTTGATCCTCTGCCATTGGTCCCTGGAGACGTTCGATCCAATGTCCTCGCTGCATGGATTCCCTTCCTTAAAAAGATTCATAATAATGAATGGCAGCTTGAGCACTCTGTCCTCTGCATTTCCATCAGAGACTCGGCTGTTAGAGGTACGTTGGTCTCGGTTGCTTTGCCGATACTTTCAATCTTTGTTGATTCGCAGACCATCAAAGTGACTGGGACCAAGCTAAAGAAACTACCGGTTCACGCGTTCGCCAATTTAGAGAACCTGAAGCAACTCGACCTGAGAAACAACAGTATCCAAGATGCAAATGTTGCGGGACTTGAGCTTCCCTCGTTACGTCATGTTTATTTGTCAGGTAATACAAGATGCTTGTTCCCAAGCTAtgcgaaatattgttaaaacgTTAATTCGTCCGATGAAGGGAATCTTCTGAACTGTGCCGAAAGCACGAAGTGGATACTTGACGAGGGGAAGGATTCCCTAGGTCAGAAAATCGCCGACAAAAAGAGTCTCCGGTGCGCTGCCCCCTTCGAAGACAGACCGCTTGTCCAAGTCGTGGAAATAATCGAAGTCAGCTTcgtgtttcatttcattaatttattctttcgaCTTGGGTCGTAAACGTTGTGTACCTGGGTGATTTACCGTTCCAGACGCTTGCGGAAGAGTGCAAGAAAACGGTGTGCGAGTGCGAGCTGGTGTACGTCGTCGACGAAGGTAGGAAGCACATCCAGACGCAATTGATGGCTTTCGTTTCGGTGAACTGTAGTAATCGTGGATTGACCGAGATGCCCGATTTCTTGCCGGTGAACACGACTACCCTCCGTTTGATTGGAAATAAGGTTTACGCGCGACAAATCTGATTCAGTACTACGACAGTCTGTATGACTTCGAACAATACATATGATACAGATTTTCTCGCAGATACATGATCTGAGGCCGCTCACGACCAATCCCGTGTACAAAGGAGTAATAGATCTTTATC
This sequence is a window from Augochlora pura isolate Apur16 chromosome 9, APUR_v2.2.1, whole genome shotgun sequence. Protein-coding genes within it:
- the Swi2 gene encoding protein singed wings 2, whose amino-acid sequence is MWLLFRFVLLTIFWLANLCVLSANEEHCNVQTNGTTEKCVFKEHDGRLVCFYGLDNEWKSGSENVRTLILCHWSLETFDPMSSLHGFPSLKRFIIMNGSLSTLSSAFPSETRLLETIKVTGTKLKKLPVHAFANLENLKQLDLRNNSIQDANVAGLELPSLRHVYLSGNLLNCAESTKWILDEGKDSLGQKIADKKSLRCAAPFEDRPLVQVVEIIETLAEECKKTVCECELVYVVDEGRKHIQTQLMAFVSVNCSNRGLTEMPDFLPVNTTTLRLIGNKIHDLRPLTTNPVYKGVIDLYLDDNQVESIVQLEGSRWIDRFRLLSLRSNRLTDLPTYALANALQQNRNAVCLNLGHNPWRCDCHFTPGFQDLLVKYMNLVKDINDVRCSLTDEDDNRGKIIRDLTRTEICLPPDGDPLIHPLDILNIILALLILLIIGKVLYDYWSFRKTGKLPWIVTKIP